A genomic window from Alphaproteobacteria bacterium includes:
- the galE gene encoding UDP-glucose 4-epimerase GalE produces the protein MSKPVILITGGAGYIGSHAVWALARAGYAPVVLDSLVNGHRWAVGDAPLEVGDVGDAPFVRAVCEKYRPAALMHFAAFIEVGESVKDPEKYIGNNFTKAQRLFETALEAGVTQAVFSSTAAVYGMPPRVAPITEDTPLAPINPYGESKLRAEQALRALGEKGMRSVSLRYFNAAGAAPEEAGIGEAHWPESHLIPRVILAALGLEPAIGIFGTDYATPDGTAVRDYIHVLDLIAAHVAALRYMMEGGATAACNLGTGQGYSVREVVDAVGRHLGAPVPQKTGPRREGDPPQLVADAALARRLLGWQPERGLTEIVQSALAWHRGARYRETVLLPRYGKAS, from the coding sequence ATGAGCAAACCCGTAATCCTGATCACCGGCGGTGCCGGGTATATAGGCAGTCATGCCGTTTGGGCGCTGGCGCGCGCGGGTTATGCGCCGGTCGTGCTCGATAGCCTCGTGAACGGCCACCGCTGGGCTGTGGGCGATGCGCCGCTTGAGGTTGGCGATGTGGGCGACGCGCCCTTCGTGCGCGCGGTGTGCGAAAAATACCGCCCGGCCGCGCTGATGCATTTTGCCGCCTTCATCGAAGTGGGCGAAAGCGTGAAGGATCCGGAAAAGTATATCGGGAACAATTTTACCAAGGCGCAGCGCCTGTTCGAAACCGCGCTTGAAGCCGGCGTGACGCAGGCGGTGTTTTCCAGCACTGCCGCCGTCTATGGCATGCCGCCGCGTGTCGCGCCGATCACCGAAGATACCCCGCTCGCGCCCATCAACCCGTACGGCGAAAGCAAGCTGCGGGCGGAACAGGCTTTGCGCGCGCTCGGGGAAAAGGGCATGCGCTCGGTCAGCCTGCGCTACTTCAACGCCGCCGGCGCCGCGCCCGAAGAAGCCGGCATCGGCGAAGCGCACTGGCCTGAAAGCCATTTGATCCCGCGCGTGATCCTTGCTGCGCTCGGGCTTGAACCCGCGATCGGGATTTTCGGTACCGATTACGCCACGCCGGACGGCACCGCGGTGCGCGATTACATCCATGTGCTTGATCTGATCGCCGCGCATGTCGCTGCGCTGCGCTATATGATGGAGGGCGGCGCGACGGCGGCGTGCAACCTTGGCACCGGGCAGGGCTATTCGGTGCGCGAGGTGGTGGATGCCGTTGGCCGGCATCTTGGCGCGCCGGTGCCGCAAAAGACCGGTCCGCGCCGCGAAGGCGATCCGCCGCAGCTGGTGGCCGATGCCGCCCTGGCCCGCCGTTTGCTTGGCTGGCAGCCGGAACGGGGGCTGACCGAGATTGTGCAATCCGCGCTTGCGTGGCACCGCGGCGCACGATACCGGGAAACGGTACTTTTGCCGCGCTACGGCAAGGCCAGCTAA
- a CDS encoding peptidylprolyl isomerase, with product MLPRLPPMAGSSRFPNAPKGHTSMTSMLKFAPALLGAILVAGAPALPARAADKAADPVVAKVDGATIKRSDVVREINTLGPQVSQIPIQTLYPQVLERLIATQVVAAKGYAEKLENKPEAKERLKRAEEQVVADLYLNQTIMPKITEDKIKARYNEIVKKVKPEDEVRARHILVPTEAEAKEIIEQLKNGADFAKLAAEKSKDSGSMKEGGDLGYFGRGAMVKPFADAAFEMKPGELSDKPVKTDFGWHVIKVEDKRKSSPPPMEAVQDQIRTQLGNEMMTDIVKGLVAKAKVERYNIDGSPLPPAGASAKATQSKDDPGKKN from the coding sequence ATGTTGCCGCGTTTGCCGCCTATGGCTGGAAGTTCCCGCTTCCCGAACGCACCGAAAGGACATACTTCAATGACCAGCATGCTGAAATTCGCCCCCGCGCTCCTTGGCGCCATTCTTGTGGCCGGCGCCCCGGCGCTGCCTGCGCGCGCAGCCGACAAGGCCGCCGACCCTGTCGTCGCCAAGGTCGATGGCGCTACGATCAAGCGTTCGGACGTTGTGCGCGAGATCAACACGCTCGGTCCGCAAGTTTCGCAGATCCCGATCCAGACGCTGTACCCGCAGGTATTGGAACGGCTGATCGCCACGCAGGTCGTTGCCGCCAAGGGCTACGCCGAGAAGCTTGAGAACAAGCCGGAAGCGAAGGAGCGCCTGAAGCGCGCCGAGGAACAGGTGGTCGCCGATCTGTACCTGAACCAGACCATCATGCCCAAGATCACCGAAGACAAGATCAAGGCGCGCTACAACGAGATTGTGAAGAAGGTGAAGCCCGAAGACGAGGTGCGGGCGCGCCACATTCTGGTGCCGACCGAAGCCGAGGCCAAGGAAATCATCGAGCAGCTCAAGAACGGCGCCGATTTCGCCAAGCTGGCGGCTGAAAAATCGAAAGACAGCGGTTCGATGAAGGAAGGCGGCGATCTCGGTTACTTCGGGCGCGGCGCGATGGTGAAGCCCTTCGCCGATGCGGCCTTCGAGATGAAGCCGGGCGAGCTGAGCGACAAGCCGGTTAAAACCGATTTCGGCTGGCATGTGATCAAGGTTGAAGACAAGCGCAAGTCTTCCCCGCCGCCGATGGAAGCGGTGCAGGATCAGATCCGCACCCAGCTCGGCAATGAAATGATGACCGATATCGTCAAGGGCCTTGTGGCCAAGGCGAAGGTCGAACGATACAACATCGACGGCTCGCCGCTGCCGCCCGCAGGCGCCAGCGCAAAGGCCACCCAATCCAAGGACGATCCCGGCAAGAAGAACTAG
- the argJ gene encoding bifunctional glutamate N-acetyltransferase/amino-acid acetyltransferase ArgJ: MKYTRSPLAPKAFPKMPQVAGVRLATCHAGIRKNKSRNDAMLAVCDAGTVIAGVLTKSLTASASVLACRTGLKHGKARAILVNAGNSNAFTGKAGEAFMKSAVAAVAGGVKCPPREVFSSSTGVIGVPMPADLLAKAVPGLVHGLGGASWEDAAWAIATTDTFAKGSVAKATIDGKKVTICGIAKGSGMIAPDMATMLAYVFTDAAIEQKALQAMVSAVNERTFNSITVDGDTSTSDTLLVAATGRAGNKAIKSAADKRGAGFAKALEAVLRDLALQIVRDGEGATKFVTIKIAGAASDSAARKIALSIANSPLVKTAIAGEDANWGRIVMAIGKAGEKADRDKIKIRIGGVLICAHGLQVPGYDEAPVAAHMRGQDVNIDVALGIGKGTATVWTCDLTHGYISINADYRS, encoded by the coding sequence ATGAAATATACGCGTTCCCCCCTTGCGCCCAAGGCGTTCCCCAAGATGCCGCAGGTGGCAGGCGTCCGCCTTGCGACCTGCCATGCCGGGATCCGCAAGAACAAGAGCCGGAACGATGCGATGCTGGCGGTATGCGATGCCGGCACGGTGATTGCGGGCGTTTTGACGAAATCGCTGACCGCTTCGGCTTCGGTGCTTGCATGCCGTACCGGGCTGAAGCACGGGAAGGCCCGCGCCATTCTTGTCAACGCCGGCAATTCCAACGCCTTTACCGGCAAGGCGGGCGAAGCCTTTATGAAAAGCGCGGTCGCTGCCGTCGCCGGCGGCGTGAAATGCCCGCCGCGGGAGGTGTTTTCATCTTCGACCGGCGTGATCGGCGTGCCGATGCCGGCCGATTTGCTGGCGAAAGCGGTGCCGGGGCTCGTGCACGGTCTTGGCGGCGCGAGCTGGGAAGACGCGGCATGGGCGATCGCCACCACCGATACTTTTGCCAAGGGTTCGGTCGCGAAGGCGACGATAGACGGCAAAAAAGTGACGATCTGCGGCATTGCCAAGGGTTCGGGCATGATCGCGCCCGATATGGCGACCATGCTGGCTTATGTGTTCACCGATGCCGCGATCGAACAAAAGGCGCTGCAGGCGATGGTGAGCGCGGTCAACGAGCGCACCTTCAACAGCATTACGGTGGACGGCGATACATCGACCAGCGATACGCTGCTGGTGGCCGCCACCGGCCGTGCGGGCAACAAGGCGATCAAAAGCGCGGCCGACAAGCGCGGCGCCGGTTTTGCCAAGGCGCTTGAAGCCGTGCTGCGCGACCTTGCGTTGCAGATCGTGCGCGACGGCGAGGGCGCGACCAAGTTCGTGACCATCAAGATCGCGGGCGCGGCCAGCGATAGCGCCGCGCGCAAGATCGCGCTTTCGATCGCCAATTCGCCGCTGGTGAAGACCGCGATCGCGGGCGAAGACGCCAACTGGGGCCGGATCGTGATGGCGATCGGCAAGGCGGGCGAAAAGGCCGATCGCGATAAAATCAAAATCCGCATCGGCGGCGTTCTGATTTGCGCGCACGGGCTGCAGGTGCCGGGCTATGATGAAGCGCCGGTCGCCGCCCATATGCGCGGGCAAGATGTGAATATCGATGTCGCGCTTGGTATCGGCAAGGGTACTGCTACGGTATGGACATGCGATTTGACGCATGGTTACATCAGCATCAATGCCGATTACCGAAGCTGA
- a CDS encoding GNAT family N-acetyltransferase has protein sequence MVTSASMPITEAELITERLVLRTLRAEEAPQLAALIGHWDIIKWLTVVPWPYTEQHAHDFIAQSIKVNASLAAPSRFAITARESGTILGHIGIKYMDENPKADEMELGYWLGLPHQGFGYAAESIAAITAHGFAAFGLARIFACTRLDNAASRRALETAGYRYIGEQKPPQRHGRLRGDDGVHAYEITAESART, from the coding sequence ATGGTTACATCAGCATCAATGCCGATTACCGAAGCTGAACTTATAACCGAACGCCTTGTGTTGCGGACGCTGCGTGCCGAAGAAGCGCCGCAGCTCGCCGCGCTGATCGGCCATTGGGATATTATCAAATGGCTGACGGTGGTGCCGTGGCCCTATACCGAACAGCATGCGCACGATTTCATCGCGCAATCGATCAAGGTCAACGCTTCCCTTGCCGCGCCTTCGCGCTTCGCCATCACCGCGCGGGAAAGCGGTACGATTTTGGGGCATATCGGCATCAAATATATGGACGAAAATCCGAAGGCGGACGAAATGGAGCTCGGCTACTGGCTCGGGCTGCCGCATCAGGGTTTCGGCTATGCGGCGGAATCGATCGCGGCAATCACGGCGCACGGTTTTGCCGCGTTCGGCCTCGCGCGCATTTTTGCCTGCACGCGTCTCGATAACGCCGCATCGCGCCGTGCGCTCGAAACCGCGGGCTACCGTTATATCGGCGAACAAAAACCGCCGCAGCGCCATGGCCGTTTGCGCGGCGACGACGGCGTGCACGCCTATGAAATAACCGCCGAAAGCGCCCGCACATGA
- a CDS encoding NUDIX domain-containing protein, giving the protein MTACIDVTLPADDERTRPLRLVAAALLVDGDGRVLIARRPPGKAFAGLWEFPGGKVGTGETPEAALVRELAEELAIKTSPGCLSPLAFASHAYDDFHLLMPLYICRVWEGTPRAQEGQDLAWVRPRALRNYELLPADLPLVSVVEERV; this is encoded by the coding sequence ATGACGGCCTGCATCGATGTCACGTTGCCGGCCGATGACGAGCGCACCCGCCCGCTGCGGCTCGTGGCCGCCGCGCTTCTGGTGGATGGCGACGGGCGCGTGCTGATCGCGCGCCGCCCGCCGGGCAAGGCCTTCGCCGGGCTTTGGGAATTCCCGGGTGGCAAGGTGGGGACGGGCGAAACACCGGAAGCGGCGCTCGTGCGCGAACTGGCCGAAGAACTGGCGATCAAAACATCGCCCGGCTGCCTTTCCCCGCTGGCCTTCGCGAGCCATGCTTACGACGATTTTCACCTTCTGATGCCGCTTTATATATGCCGCGTATGGGAAGGAACCCCGCGCGCGCAGGAAGGGCAGGATCTGGCCTGGGTCCGCCCGCGCGCATTGCGGAATTATGAATTGCTGCCCGCCGACTTGCCGCTCGTGAGCGTGGTGGAAGAACGCGTCTAG
- the ruvX gene encoding Holliday junction resolvase RuvX, protein MPLCNIADLKSLLQPGQCLLGLDLGTKTIGLAVCDPGLAVASPLKTLARGKFAADAAALAAVIAERSAGGLVIGLPKNMDGSEGPRAQSARAFAQNFLTLGKAGDIAIAFWDERLSTMAVERFMLEDDMTRKRRDEVVDKAAAAYILQGALDLLKNRAAP, encoded by the coding sequence ATGCCGCTCTGCAATATCGCCGACCTTAAAAGCCTGCTGCAGCCGGGGCAATGCCTGCTGGGGCTCGATCTGGGCACGAAAACCATCGGCCTTGCGGTATGTGACCCCGGCCTCGCGGTCGCCTCGCCGCTCAAAACGCTTGCGCGCGGCAAGTTCGCGGCCGATGCCGCGGCACTCGCGGCCGTGATCGCGGAACGGAGTGCGGGCGGGCTCGTGATCGGCCTGCCGAAAAACATGGATGGAAGCGAAGGGCCGCGCGCGCAATCGGCCCGCGCTTTTGCGCAAAACTTTCTTACGCTTGGCAAGGCGGGCGATATCGCCATCGCTTTCTGGGACGAACGTCTATCCACCATGGCAGTCGAACGCTTCATGCTGGAAGACGACATGACCCGCAAGCGCCGTGACGAGGTGGTGGATAAAGCGGCGGCGGCCTATATCCTGCAAGGCGCGCTGGATCTGCTGAAAAACCGCGCGGCGCCCTAG